The Malus domestica chromosome 10, GDT2T_hap1 genome contains a region encoding:
- the LOC108174384 gene encoding serine/threonine-protein kinase BSK1-like produces MGCCESKVSENQQPEKIQTQHLAHNSRTTTHHTNPTSESDLETGGAPPFSEFSFTDLKAATNNFSSDYIVSESGEKAPNLVYQGRLQNRCWIAVKKFTKMAWPDPKQFAEEA; encoded by the exons ATGGGTTGCTGTGAATCCAAAGTTTCAGAGAACCAACAACCAGAGAAAATCCAAACCCAGCATCTAGCTCACAACAGCCGGACCACGACCCACCACACGAATCCCACCTCCGAATCCGACCTGGAAACCGGCGGAGCCCCACCCTTCTCCGAATTCTCCTTCACCGACCTCAAAGCCGCCACCAACAACTTCAGCTCTGACTACATAGTATCGGAGAGCGGCGAGAAGGCCCCTAATCTTGTTTACCAGGGCCGGCTGCAGAACCGCTGTTGGATCGCCGTCAAGAAGTTCACCAAGATGGCGTGGCCTGATCCCAAGCAGTTTGCG GAGGAAGCTTAG